From the genome of Natronolimnobius baerhuensis:
CGTCGGGTGCCACGCTTTCTCGAAGGCTGACCCGACGTGGTCCCACTCATCGGAGGGCACCTCCCCAAGCCGGCCCATCAGCTGGACGCTTTGCCAGTCGACCGGAGAGGACGCCTCGTAGACCAGAAACTGCGTGGCTTTGGCCCTGTCGCTCAACTCTCGCTTGCGGCTCTCGTCGTCGTACAGGTACGTAAAGTAGAGCCGCGAGTCGCCGTCGAAGCCAAAGGAAAGCGGGATCAGATACGGGTCCCTGCCGTTGGCGAGTCCTAGGACGCCGACGCCCTGCCGTCCAAAACGTCTCGGATCTCGTTGTCGTCCAGTCACTCAATGTCGATCCCCCCGAGTACGTCGACAATCATGTGCGACAGTGCCACCGGCGGCCGGATTAACCCGCCTGACAATTGCCACTGAAAGGGAATTTTCGACGTGTCTCTCGTGATTCGGGGTCGACGACTGCTGCTTCTGTTTACTGAGTTACCGCCAGTACTTGAGAAGTCGGCACAGGAGGCCGTCGGTCTCGTTCTTGTTCGACATTGTGTTGTCGTCCTGAGTCGTGTCGTCAGTTCGCTCCGCAAGCAGTCGCTCGTACTGTGTGATGAGATCGTATTGGCGTTCTTCGCTCGTCTTGAGGGTACGTTCCAGCGCGGTCACCTGCGTCTGGAGTTTCGTGCGCTCAATTCGGTGTGCCAGCGGGGCGTCCGACTCGGCCGCCCGAGTCTTCGGTTTCGAGTCGCCGACCGACTGTGAACGCGGGCCTATCGGAGATTCGAACTCGAGTTCGACGCCGTCGGTTGGGTGGGCGTCATTGTCTCGCTCGCTGGAATCGTTTGACGTGTCGGCTTGGCGGTCAGTCGGGATGGGGTGCTGGTCGACGGACATGGACAGCACAACC
Proteins encoded in this window:
- a CDS encoding pyridoxamine 5'-phosphate oxidase family protein, translating into MTGRQRDPRRFGRQGVGVLGLANGRDPYLIPLSFGFDGDSRLYFTYLYDDESRKRELSDRAKATQFLVYEASSPVDWQSVQLMGRLGEVPSDEWDHVGSAFEKAWHPTLFEEGPYTTDVTLYEFEIESRSGVVRKPQQRSNGDSLESPRITVLGYCGRLER